From the genome of Medicago truncatula cultivar Jemalong A17 chromosome 2, MtrunA17r5.0-ANR, whole genome shotgun sequence:
CTTATATCGATCTTCTTTCCTTGACAATAGTCGAAGATTAATATGCACATAAACCAAATCTTCTACCCCTTTTGGatccattttgtttcttttaaaagaatggataaaagagaaagtacTCAAATTTCACTCACAACAGGAGGAAGAACAAGGTTGCACAAGAAACTTTAAAGCAAGCTTTTGGATAGTTCGACGGTGGCCAAAGTGGACGGTGAccactttggaagaaaaagttgaaacctTAATTTCTTAGTAAGGGAAAGATGTAATTGGGttgtgtggtgtggtgtgggtcgtactggcaccaaagaaagataaaggaaatgtatatatattatagtaatataatgtttttatttttattttttacaccaaaaaaaaaaacataaaccaaaattatattaaaacacAAGTATCCATGCGTATCGGGatgtatcggataattattttttaaaaaaataaaatttaatatttggatactctccggatacgtatcgggaagtatcggaCAGATATCGATGCAGGATACGCAGGGAATACGGTacatcatccattttgaagtatcggggcttcataGGTGTCTATCTTTCTCTAAATTATATTCTCGGTTTATTTTAAGCAAATTAAGAAGATCCTTTCACAATTTTCCTATTTATAAAAGAACCATTCGTATGAGATACCTCTCAAAAAATGTGCTTTGTATCACCCAGTTGTTGGATTGAAATCTTGTTTTTTGCTTCCTCCAGGATttatttttccaaaaccctTTAGTTTGTATCTCACAGATGTTAATAACACATATTAAACATAAACAGTTTAACGACAGGAAAAAAATGGACTTACAAACATATTATATAAACAAAGCAGCGATATTAAACATTACACATatttaattagatttttaattaaataagctCTCACTGTCTTACTAAAATCAAATTACCCttaatatttgatttagaaaatcCCTTTTAAAGGTTTTCTAGTGGGTCGATATACATACTTCGTTTTGTATtaagcagtggcggagccaggaatttcATAGAGCCTGGAcgaaaaatatatcaaaaaagaGGTTCGtctttttttcaacaaaattacaatttgaaTTAAGAGAGATGGAATATTACCTGCAAATAGCGTGCTAGATAAAATTAGGAGGTAAATGCCCTTTCCGAGATTTCTTTGCGGTGAATGTTCGAATAATATCAATGTCATCAAGTGATTTGAATATCTCCCGCTCGGTGTAACATATCATCAAGTCATTTAACCATTCATTGTTAATCTTGTTGCGCAATTTAGTCTTGATAATCTTCATTGCTGAAAAAGCTCTTTCAACGGATGTTGTCGACACCGGCAATATCAAAGCCAACTCAATGAGTTTGTAGACTAATGGAAATACCAAATGTTTCTCAGTTTGAACCATCTTCATAGCCAAACTTTGAACATCTTCacaagaagaaaaggaagcaTGCCTTTTCACTTGAAGTACCTAAGTGTCAAGTTGCTCCCTTATTGTTTCACGGTCATCATCAGAAAAGTCAGGATGATAAATATCAGCAAGACGAGCAAGCTTATCAACATCAAATTTGGAGAAAGAGTTCTTGGGGTCAAGACATGAGAAGCAATCAAGGACAATGTTACTTCCTTCACTAAAGCGATGATCCATCTCCACACATATTTTGTCAATAGCAACATAAAAAATCTCTGCACGGTAATGGTGAAAATTAGTGACAGTCCTCCCTTCTAGTCTTGAACGACCCCGAACCGCTATTTCATCATCCATATTTGGTACCGGAATACCTTTAGCAACACAAAATTCTTGTacatccaaaaataaattatcccAACCATTATCTCTCAATGTGGCAAACCGAGCTTTGACAACATTAATTAAATCCATGGCAAGCACAATATTAAGATCTTTTCTTTGCAAGATTTTTGAAAGCTCGTTTGTgataccaaacaactttaacattaacttcaaaatgaaaacaaatttaaagcTCTCCATTTTTTCTATCAAACCCGCTGCTTGAGATGGTCCACGTCCATCTTTATCAACCATACTAAGCACCACTAACACGGAGGACCACATCTGATCCAAACGAAGCAAGGTAGTATGATGTGAACCCCATCTAGTATCCCCGGGTCTAGCGAGACTACATGATTGGTTCGAACCCCTTCCTGTAGATATCTCACCACTCGATAGTTTACTCAAAATATCTTCGTGTTGTGCCTCCGTCAAAGAATCCCTTCTCTTACAAGATGTACTTGATGTTGTTACAATCAAGGATATGTACTCAAAGAAATCATTAATAGATGAGCAACTACTAGCAACGGACACAATCACCAATTGCAAGCGGTGAGCATAGCAATGGACATAGAAAGCATAAGGGTTTTCATCTAGGATCTTTCTTTGCAAACCATTAAATTCACCTCTCATATTTGAAGCCCCATCATATCCTTGCCCTCGTATCCTTGAAATAGATAACGTGTAACGGTCAAGAATATCACAAAGAGCATTCTTTAGTGCCTCAGAAGTAGTATCTTTGACATGATATAGTGCAAGAAATCGTTCCACAACTTCCCCTTTGTCGTTCAAGAACCTagaaaatatttgatggatATGGATTTAAAAAGTCTAACAGTAGCTTTCAAAAAAGTCTAGAACAATAGCTTTTTTATCATTATGGATATGGATTTAAAAAGTCTAACAGTAGCTTTGAAAAAAGTCTAGAACAATTGCTTTTTTTATCATTATGGATATGGATTTAAAAAGTCTAACAGTAGCTttcaaagaaaccaaacaatGTAGAAATTGGAAAATACAACTACTGACCTCAACATCACCGTCATTTGCTCTTTGACGGATATATCACGTGACTCATCAATAAGCACAGAGAATTGTTTATCACCAAGCTCTTCCGTAATCACCTTCATAACTTCATGTACACAAGACATTGCAAGATCCTTTTGAATGTCACCGCAAGtcattttgcaattttttcCCCCACGGTCAAAAGCATCTCTCACTTGTTCATTCTTTGATTTTTCCCAATCTACCAACTCTCTAAAATTGCCCTTGTTTAGAGAATTAGAGGTTTCGTCATGGCCACGGAAAGAAATGCCTTGTGATACGAGATATTTAGTACAATCAAGAGAACAAGTCAAGCAGATCTTATACAACTCTTCTGATTCCCTAGTTGCTCTAGCAATCTTACTTGTCACACTTTATCTTTGATTCTTATAATCATCATAGTGCTTGATACATTTGTTGTGCATACTATTATGACCACCAATATGATCTTTCAATCCTTGAGATGCGTGCTTCCAATCTTTAAATCCGTCTTTGTTGAAGACTTCATAACCAAAGTGTTCGGCCCTCCCGGGTTGCTTAAAGAGAAAGCAATAAAAACAATAAGCTGCATCATTTGATTCACTATATTCAATCCATGTATACTTGTTATACCATGATCTAGAAAATGATCTTGTATCCCTCCCAAATTGAGTACGAGGAAAACTTGCCAAATTTGGTTGCGTTGGACCCTTCAATATATATGCCCTCCTCACTTGGTCTTGAATATCTGGAGCATACTCCCAAATTTGTTTCCTAAGACCTGGATCGCGCACAATCTCATTTGGATTAAACTCATTGGCCACATTAGGCGGTGGTTTTTCTACTTCGGCTTCCGGTTGCACAACATTTACATTCTCAATCCTTGTTCTATCTAGGGTTAATAGgcctttacccccctgtaatataggtcacttttggttttgccccctgtaaaaaaaaaattggattaggtccttgtaaaacttttttgttttggaaaaccccctAGACCAGCagactgtgcatttttgctgatgtggcatgctgC
Proteins encoded in this window:
- the LOC120578325 gene encoding zinc finger MYM-type protein 1-like, whose translation is MTCGDIQKDLAMSCVHEVMKVITEELGDKQFSVLIDESRDISVKEQMTVMLRFLNDKGEVVERFLALYHVKDTTSEALKNALCDILDRYTLSISRIRGQGYDGASNMRGEFNGLQRKILDENPYAFYVHCYAHRLQLVIVSVASSCSSINDFFEYISLIVTTSSTSCKRRDSLTEAQHEDILSKLSSGEISTGRGSNQSCSLARPGDTRWGSHHTTLLRLDQMWSSVLVVLSMVDKDGRGPSQAAGLIEKMESFKFVFILKLMLKLFGITNELSKILQRKDLNIVLAMDLINVVKARFATLRDNGWDNLFLDVQEFCVAKGIPVPNMDDEIAVRGRSRLEGRTVTNFHHYRAEIFYVAIDKICVEMDHRFSEGSNIVLDCFSCLDPKNSFSKFDVDKLARLADIYHPDFSDDDRETIREQLDT